The genomic DNA TGATGATATCAGTGCTCAGTCTATGATTAGAAATGCATATTGCGAGATcagtaattttagaaataaatttgaagggttcgtaacaatttcaacaatattagggttgaagccaaaattgaatctaaaagcatttcgatgaacttagtcatgatatacgattccaggatccattaaaagaaattttgaacaatttttaatgcggcACTAAACGTAACCTAAGTGCAAATGAAGGTTAGTATCACGTTATTTAAACATTGTTTCAAAGTTCGCTTTCCTGCCAAACAATTATCAGAtgacgatttacatatatgtacatatgtacatatatcgtgaaGCTATGTCTCTAGCCAACtaatatgtcaatgattttgACAAATCATTGCCTGATCAGATACTTGATTTCCGTTCgtgcttaaaagaaaataaaccttgtaaaaataaagaagatcaacgtgttcataatttggcaaagctcttcatttgtaatttttataatttaaattcgtcATTTAAATCATCTTGTTCCTCACGCTTCCGGTAACTGTAGCCACTACGGAGCGCTCGTTCAcaagttgaaacttattaaaaatcacTTAAGGTCAACTATTTCACAACATCGTCTTAAAGTATTAGCAatgattagtattaaattttaacaaaatagtcGTGTTTGCCAATGAGTCCAGAAAAAGGTTTTTCTACGTAAAAAtggtatgaattattaatttagaaAGTTATTTGgctgtaaggaaataatatgaatatatggggggggggcgccttaaaatattttgcgggggggcgcctggaattcacgctacgccactgagtagtggacatagtggatagagtgaagagattgaaatggcaatgggcgggtcacgtagctaggaggatggatgaaaggtggacaaaagaagcgcttgaatggtacccgagagaatgcaaaaaggtaaaaggaagaccgcaaggaagatgggtgaacgaaattaggaaaatgtgcggggtgagatggatgagtgttgcccaaaacagaggcgagtggaagcgtgctagagaggccttcatccagcagtggatggcgagtggctgtaaatgatgatgatgatgatgatgatatatatacatatatttttagttaaCATTTTCAATTTCCCAGTTACAGATTACAGCTTTCCTTGAAGTTCTCATTTCGTTCGGGGAAGCAGCATAACCAGCAAGGGTATTACGTTCATTGGAGACTcctttgaatatgacaatgttcgttaattaaatatgtacatgataaGTAAAACTAAAATTACGGCTACTTTTTATATAGGTACTTTCGTGGCCATGCTGTCACGTTCCAGAGatagttaatattttaaaaagtttattggGATGATGACGAATTAATCAACAACCCAatcgatatttatttaattaaaattgtattaagttCTTATCACAGGTTTATGAGAAATAAAAGGTATTCGTTTATTACTGAatctttatattatgtattttgcattagaagaagaaattatcctggtagcgattcacatttgggatgtaatcaccaaACCGATCTTGATAGACAATTCCATCCAACAGGCATTGCTATTTATTCtggtgaatgtatatatgtatgtcagatTTATAAactgtccatttgttatttttactgatatttaataatataatactgaaattgtttaaaatattggCCAAGTTGATGCCAAGCTAAATGTCGATATGCTCGTAATTTTACCTCTTAGTTCCACTTCTAATGTCACTTTCTGCGTTTGGACTTCattgttataatttattatactcGAAACTTAAATAggccatgtatgtatatttcactttttatttatacaattacatctatacatatatattgatattattctttgattatcaaaaatttcaattttgataacctcaaaatatttttctttgtattttgtctgaattcatatgtattaatataactTTATTCAGGGATTCTCCATTGCCGTTTGAAAGTGGACCAGATCACGTATCTTTGCCAGGACTTGCTCCTGGAATAGCATCATTACAAGATGTATGCAAAACTGCAGAGAACGAAAAGTACAATGAATTGTTAAAAACATATGGACTTTCCgacaatgaaattaaaatttataaagacTTTAATAAAGGAATGCAACACCTGGATGTTGTtcataaaaatttagaaaaatcggcacttcataaaataatacaagatATTAATCAGAAGATAGAAAATGCAAGAATAGAATTTAACAACAGGTTAAACTTTTAATGCAAAACAATTAACattttagttgaaatattttataatacacaaaTGTTCATTTCCAGTATTCAACATAAACTTGAAGACAATGAAGGTCCACCTCAAACAGAAAATAAGAATACTGAAACAATTTTGACACATCCAATTAACAGTTTAAATGATTTAAAGGATGATTTATTTGGATATATGGATGTAGATAAACTTCCGACTGCAAATAAAAGGAGAAAGTTTACAAGAAGAATGACAAGAAAATTCAATAAACCAATTCCTATACCGGAACCAGCAGCATGCAAGAGTACTTCAATAGATGAAGTAAATCATGGATTCAACGACTTTATACGTTGCAAAACTAATCCAAATATAAACAGTAAACACCCTGACTTCATATTAAATCGTAAATCTAAATGGGATATTAAAGACGTGGATCCTCCAAAAAAGTCCATTGTCTTATCAAATGAAAATAGTACAATACAAACTAAAAGAAAAATAGGCTGTTCATCACAAACAATGTATACGATTAAGAATAATAAGATTATTAGATtagaaaaaattaataaaaactctTCTGATTATAAACTGACAGATATAAAATTACCCATCAATAAAGCAGAAGAAAAGTTGTTGGAAGGAACAAAATTAAGCATAGAAGACATTAAAAAATTGACcaaattcgaaaaatattgcGCCGGAGAGCCATCGAATGTAAACACAATTTACAATCATAGTTTTCCCATCGTatgatttttcaatacaaattttgtatttttttgttaacaggtattatttataaagaatttatCAAATAATATCAACGAAGGTGATTTGAAAAGTTTATTCAATGTTTATCAAAATTACACAAATATCAGAATGATGACAGGAAAGATGAAAGGACAAGCTTTTATAACATTCAACAGTTAGCATTAATTTTCTAAAACTACAATTTGCATTTATAACTAATTCATAGTTAAGATGTATTTAGcatttaaatctacatatttgaCCATTATTACAGGTTTAGATACAGCTGTCACTGCTTTACACGAGAATAATGGGACCATAATTAAAGGGAAAcctattataattcaatttggAAAACAAGGTAAtagataaaatcaaaaataataaaatcttgttGAAACGTTgtaagagtttttttttttattcactgaTCTTATACAAACCTTAATCTTACACTTCAACTGTTTCTTATTCAAAACTTACACACTAAACTACTCTTAAGGAATCTCTATTACAAACTttacttcatattttattttatttaaaattgttttttgtattatttttcttgctTATTAAAAGTTCTAATTATATTAatgaacaatttaaaattcgtGATTTATGCATAAGGAGATTCACTACACAACTGCCAAAATCAAACATACATAACTAGAAAAGtcatacttattttatatttcaaacttCAATGTTaattttagtcaattttaacGGATCGAAACATCTGATATCGTCCCAACATAGTGAAACAACAACGTTTGGAACCCGAGCATAATAACGAAGCTTTTTCGAGCAAACGTTTTATGATTTTCGCCTTCGTCACTCTTTCTTCTTATCCATTGGTGGCGCAATCGATTCCATTCGTGTttctattgaattaaaattttcatttaaaaaacaaaataagacaTTAACTATGGTTtgctttaaaaatcaaatcaaaaaatgtTACCGATCGCAGGAGCACTTTCGCCTCCAACACCTGCAGGGGGTTGATGATGATTTGGCAGAGGAGCCAAAGGAGGTGGAGCTCCCTGACCTGGCATAGGCCCAGGATGTCCACCATGAATTCCCATAGCAGAATGATTggctaataataaaaaaaatcaaatattcttcaaattgCCATTTATATGGTCAGTCAATTTGGTTCATTACTCACTCATGTTTGGATGACCGCCAGGTGGCGGTTGTTGCCCTTCAGGTGGTGGATAAAGATCATGCGGCGGTGGCGCAGGATAAGGAGGTTGATAAGGACCAGGAGGATATGGTCCGGGAGGTGGACCGAATTGAGGATAATGATGTGATGGAGGTGGGCCATATTGTGGATAATAAGGATGCCGAGGTGGATACCCAGGGTAATGAGTTGGAACACCGCCAGCGTGAGGCATCATTCCAGGCATTCCTGAtaatattaagacaatattaaaaaaaatttatcgaGTTATATAAAAAGCACTTGTTTCACTTGAATCACCTTGAGGATGTGGTCCTACAGGTTGTCCTGGACCAGGCGGAAGCATCATTCCTAAAGTTTCAAATATTTCTTATAATagacatattatttatattattgattGTGAATTACCAATACTAACCGTGGTGGGGCATAGGCTGCATCGGATGTGGCTGCATACCAGGAGTTAAATGAGGCCCTGGAGGAGGAATATGAGGGGGTGTTGGTATTGCCGTATCATGTACTGGTGGAGGTGGTGGTGTAGCTCCTATAATTGGTGGCGCTGCAACTGGTTCTTCTTCCATTTTGTCATCAAAAGTTGAAGGCTTACCATTATCAGCTGGATTACCTATCTCAGActcatttttttcaactttctcTTTCTCTTTTTCATCCTCTTTGGGAGAAGGCTCATTTTCTTCTTCAATAGAAGCTACTGATTTATCTTCTTGACTGTCTTCTTTGAGTTCAGATGCAGATATTTTTTCCTCTGAAATTTCTTCACTCTTAGCAACCACATTATCCATGTTTTCAGGTTCATTCTCTTCTTTGATGATAATTTTCTCCTTTTCACCATCACTCTCCTTAATAGGAGATCCATTGACGGGTCTTTCAGTTGCGTTAGCTTCATCTAAATCTTTTTTCACAGGCTGTCCATCTTGTTCCATCGgctaaataaacaaacaacattaaaatatatacataattgaaacatgcaaaaaaataatttaatacatatttagtgTGTCCTAGAatttggaaaataataatacaagcattctttaataaatttttggtatcaataaaaatctgaaaaaatatacataaatgttcgATAAATTTGCAAAACTTTCTTTGATAAGTTATGAATATAAAacgcaaataataaaattttacacaacAGTAAGATCAATATGTTATGGCAACAGTAGACATtacagaaaaataaaagaaacaggGTGAAGTTCAATTTTCGCATACACTTTCATATCacacaaatgaaataaaaaagaattgtataatttttgaaaaatcataAATGAATCGTAGAATTATGGCCTAAAAGTAGATAAAAATTTCccaatgttcaaaaataaatacttcTACATTTTTGCGTTTATCAACATATTGATCCCATCACGTTTTCTTAACGCGAGGATGGGTTAGAGAAGAGAAAAAGCTTATTTCATTTTCCATTACCTGAATGTAGTGGAGTACTAGCATCTGCTATGGGTGCGAGACGCATAGAAACACAAAACAAATACACAATCACAATACATGAACATACACATGACTAAAAGACTCAATTATTGGGAAATTGCATTTAAATTCGTGGCGAGACTGTCTTAAACATCTACGTGTCTTTGAATATTTCACCCCACAAGCTTACTCCTATAACTTACAAAATAGACAACATAAAAAATGTCCACGTGAAATATTTACTGTACATCTATAATAGAAAATGCTATGTGCATATGAACTTACCTGAATAGCGCATTATGAAAATGTTCATTACATcgtaaatcatatttaaaagctcaaaaattTCCAATTCATGGACGAAATATTCCAAACATGTGGGTGATACATTAAATcaaatcattataaaaattgCTTAAACTGAATACTAAAATTGCACTGTGTATAAACTGTATTGgtgatgtaaaaataaaattattaacaattaaaaaatgacATGTGCCacacttaaataaaaatattattgacatTAAAACTAAATTGATTTGCAATatagtcttgattgattgaccACGGGACAGTATCTAGGTATAACTTACTTCCTCCGTATTGACGGCAGGTTGTTGTTCGGTCATTGTAGTAGCTGGTGCAGACGGCGATGGCGCTGCGATCGCACCAGCCCCGGCCACAGGCAACGGAGCACCACCTCTTCGCAAAAGCTCGATTTGACGCTCTACAAGACGACTAAATCCTTCATCGTCTACAGCAGGTTTACAATGCTAAAATTGCAATAAGTATTCACATCACGTTAAAAATAACATCGTTATAATatgcagatatatgtacatatgtatatactcagtGGCGTAACAAAGGTATGGTGATGGGGCTACCGATGCCCCGGGCGCCCCAGCTTCGGGAGAGCCGAGAAGgcaacatatttttactttatctatgtacatagtaacaatagatgaagttttatgatcttgcgaagattcgaactcagaatcgatcactgatcacgttttcatcatctagaaaatatgtgtgtctattttggggattttttgaacaccattagtcctatcgtactgaaacttagtatcggttactgaaattcttatcgacacgacgtaaatttttaagttgaccggaaatggtacctcctcttataggtttcctctttttt from Arctopsyche grandis isolate Sample6627 chromosome 1, ASM5162203v2, whole genome shotgun sequence includes the following:
- the Bap111 gene encoding brahma associated protein 111kD isoform X7, with protein sequence MALPSNYKQIAMAMPSPQNTAHMMTAGSPMAYNILKERLRASGGPVQDSRSSTKDDKTTPFVTTPHSHPGFVPQKVGKGSANAAANAPKPPKPPEKPLMPYMRYSRKVWDSVKAANPELKLWEIGRIIGGMWRDLPDQEKTHFVDEYEAEKLDYEKSLKAYHNSPAYLAYIAAKNKAAGKLVSGLEERDESGGGGGGGRSGSGGGSKALQAQQSQHQDRRIDIQPAEDEDDQDDGLSQKHIAYARYLRNHRLINEIFSDAVVPDVRSVVTTGRMQVLKRQVQSLTMHQRKLETELQQIEEKFEAKKRRFQEMSDAFQEELKKHCKPAVDDEGFSRLVERQIELLRRGGAPLPVAGAGAIAAPSPSAPATTMTEQQPAVNTEEPMEQDGQPVKKDLDEANATERPVNGSPIKESDGEKEKIIIKEENEPENMDNVVAKSEEISEEKISASELKEDSQEDKSVASIEEENEPSPKEDEKEKEKVEKNESEIGNPADNGKPSTFDDKMEEEPVAAPPIIGATPPPPPVHDTAIPTPPHIPPPGPHLTPGMQPHPMQPMPHHGMMLPPGPGQPVGPHPQGMPGMMPHAGGVPTHYPGYPPRHPYYPQYGPPPSHHYPQFGPPPGPYPPGPYQPPYPAPPPHDLYPPPEGQQPPPGGHPNMTNHSAMGIHGGHPGPMPGQGAPPPLAPLPNHHQPPAGVGGESAPAIETRMESIAPPMDKKKE